One genomic window of Candidatus Kuenenia stuttgartiensis includes the following:
- a CDS encoding IS4 family transposase, whose amino-acid sequence MLRVGGRIFSDDVIKRLSETIQKEPCLSRRKLSRLVCEWMDWRNQAGRLQEMSCRKALLELDRRKEINLPKVNKHYAFQKVNKPAEAPPIAEVSCELAELGDVEIIRVTTRFHSKLWRSMLEAHHYLGSGPLCGAQLRYLVRSEHYGWIGGLSYSACARRVESRDEWIGWTEEARKRNHTFVINNSRYLIAPTVRVKCLASHVLAKCQTRLVDDWERVYKYRPVLLETYVERGRFSGSCYRAANWKYVGGTEGRGRKGTGATVKDVYVMPLQKKWQAVLCCCADGKVHVRQRVAQKEPRDWIEAELGGTKLGDARLTSRLLEMTGMFYDKPLANIPQACGSVSATKAAYRFLDNENVDWKAILQAHYEATEERVKENSLVLVAQDTTTLNYSTHPNTQGLGPIGTKSEKVRGLMVHDTMAFTESGTPLGLLNVQCWARDGIGSKHKRHKKPIEEKESWKWVESYHAVSQVQKRCRNKSLLVVVADREADIHEVFAEQYNTPDGAQLLIRAERSRNRKVVDDKESCEFLWTKLEQQPVIGTREILIPPSEKRSARQAILMVRTMPVTLRPPMLKKNMPAVRVWAVLAQEVNPPIGIDGLEWMLLTTVAVKQEKDAYERLEWYARRWGIECYHRIIKSGCRVESRQLESARRLCNALAIDMIIAWRIHYLTTLGQETPDVPCTVYFSDSEWKALTTFANKVKEPPDLPPSLNDAVRLLGKLGGHLGRRGDGHPGSEVLWRGMSRLADIEVAYELYTT is encoded by the coding sequence ATGCTTAGAGTAGGAGGTCGAATATTTTCAGATGATGTAATAAAGCGTTTATCAGAAACTATCCAAAAGGAACCCTGTCTATCGCGTCGTAAACTGTCGCGTCTGGTATGCGAATGGATGGACTGGAGGAATCAAGCGGGCCGTTTGCAAGAGATGAGTTGTCGCAAGGCGTTATTGGAATTGGATCGTCGTAAAGAGATCAATCTTCCAAAGGTGAACAAGCATTATGCATTTCAAAAAGTCAATAAACCTGCGGAGGCGCCTCCGATTGCGGAAGTGTCATGCGAGCTAGCGGAGTTGGGTGACGTAGAGATTATACGGGTTACAACGAGATTCCATTCGAAACTTTGGCGTAGCATGTTAGAAGCGCATCATTATCTTGGAAGTGGGCCCCTATGCGGGGCGCAACTTCGGTATCTTGTACGCAGTGAACATTACGGATGGATAGGAGGGCTAAGTTATAGTGCCTGTGCCAGACGGGTGGAAAGTCGCGACGAGTGGATAGGATGGACGGAGGAAGCACGTAAGCGGAATCATACGTTTGTTATCAATAACAGTCGGTATTTAATAGCGCCTACGGTAAGAGTAAAATGTTTGGCATCGCATGTATTGGCAAAATGCCAAACACGTTTGGTAGATGATTGGGAAAGAGTGTATAAATATCGTCCTGTACTTTTAGAAACCTATGTGGAACGAGGACGGTTTTCCGGAAGCTGTTATCGGGCAGCTAACTGGAAGTATGTAGGAGGCACGGAAGGTCGAGGACGAAAAGGAACAGGTGCAACGGTCAAAGACGTTTATGTTATGCCGTTGCAAAAGAAATGGCAGGCGGTGTTGTGTTGTTGTGCCGATGGCAAAGTACATGTTCGCCAAAGAGTGGCACAAAAAGAGCCTCGGGATTGGATAGAAGCGGAACTTGGAGGAACAAAATTGGGCGATGCACGATTGACCTCAAGACTTTTAGAAATGACAGGTATGTTTTATGACAAACCTTTGGCAAACATTCCGCAGGCGTGCGGCTCAGTCAGTGCGACTAAGGCTGCATACCGATTCCTTGACAATGAGAATGTAGATTGGAAGGCGATATTGCAAGCTCATTATGAGGCCACGGAAGAGCGTGTGAAGGAGAATAGTTTGGTTTTGGTAGCGCAAGATACTACGACTCTGAATTATAGCACACATCCGAATACGCAGGGGTTAGGACCGATAGGTACTAAGAGTGAAAAAGTTCGTGGACTGATGGTGCATGATACGATGGCGTTTACTGAAAGTGGTACACCCTTGGGACTTCTGAATGTGCAATGCTGGGCGCGGGACGGAATAGGCAGCAAACATAAACGACACAAGAAGCCTATCGAAGAGAAGGAAAGCTGGAAATGGGTGGAGAGTTACCATGCAGTATCGCAAGTACAGAAACGCTGTCGAAACAAATCTTTACTGGTGGTTGTGGCAGATCGTGAGGCCGATATTCACGAGGTATTCGCTGAGCAGTATAATACGCCTGATGGCGCTCAGTTGCTGATCCGCGCAGAACGTTCGCGCAATAGAAAGGTTGTTGATGATAAAGAATCATGCGAGTTTTTGTGGACTAAACTGGAACAGCAACCGGTTATAGGTACCCGCGAAATATTGATACCTCCGAGTGAGAAACGCTCCGCACGTCAGGCAATACTTATGGTACGAACGATGCCTGTTACGCTGCGCCCACCTATGCTAAAAAAGAATATGCCTGCGGTCAGGGTGTGGGCGGTGCTGGCGCAGGAAGTCAATCCGCCTATAGGAATTGATGGGTTAGAATGGATGCTGTTAACCACAGTTGCGGTTAAGCAAGAAAAAGATGCTTACGAACGTTTGGAATGGTATGCTCGCCGATGGGGTATTGAGTGTTATCATCGTATTATCAAGAGCGGTTGTCGTGTCGAGTCCCGGCAGTTGGAGAGTGCCCGTCGTCTGTGCAACGCTTTGGCCATTGATATGATTATAGCTTGGCGTATCCATTACCTGACTACTTTAGGACAAGAAACACCTGATGTCCCTTGTACTGTCTACTTCAGCGATTCTGAATGGAAAGCATTGACAACTTTTGCGAACAAGGTCAAGGAGCCTCCTGATTTACCTCCAAGCCTCAATGATGCCGTGCGGCTTTTAGGTAAACTTGGCGGTCATCTGGGTCGCCGTGGTGATGGCCATCCCGGAAGTGAAGTACTTTGGCGAGGCATGTCACGTTTGGCTGATATTGAAGTTGCTTACGAACTTTACACCACTTAG